CGGTTTCATGTTTTGCGGTTTTTCTGAAGACATCGTGACCACTCCTTTCCAATATGATTTCCACCGCTAGCTTCGTGATGGGCGAACCCCTTTTACAATCATCCTGATGGGACATTTTACCTACATCCCCTATCCCCACTACGATCGGGACATGCAATCCGTCGATGCAGTACACCGTATCTCCTGTGATCTTTCCCAGCTCGAATTCCTCGGCACCGTATTTATCGACGCCATTAGGTGTCAAATTCCCATCCCGGTCGATACAGACATCGACCTTGGTCCATTCTTCCCTTCTAGTCTTTGAGGCGACGGCTATCACACCAAGGACATTCATATCAGGATGTCCGGCAACCACTTTCAGCGCCTGTTCACCGGATCCTTCGCCGATAAAACCACTATCATCAAACATGACCAACACTGGATCATGCTTCGCCCTTTTTATCAATTCAACTAGCTCCAAGCCCGTATATCGTGATGGATTTCCTTGGGACATCGAGATACATCGCCCGCCAATTTCCTTGGCTACAAGTTCCACGGCCCGTTTCGCATATTCATCTCCATCCGTAATCAATATCACATTTCGTTTGGTCACCATCTTGGGCCTACCTTTCATCAGGAATAGTTACCTAAAAAACTTACATATCGACAAAATAAATCCATTGAAATAACGACCCTGCTATCTTCCCCAAAACGAGTGCCATTAA
This genomic stretch from Peribacillus muralis harbors:
- a CDS encoding stage V sporulation protein AE; the protein is MVTKRNVILITDGDEYAKRAVELVAKEIGGRCISMSQGNPSRYTGLELVELIKRAKHDPVLVMFDDSGFIGEGSGEQALKVVAGHPDMNVLGVIAVASKTRREEWTKVDVCIDRDGNLTPNGVDKYGAEEFELGKITGDTVYCIDGLHVPIVVGIGDVGKMSHQDDCKRGSPITKLAVEIILERSGHDVFRKTAKHETDSE